ACGACCCGGACGGCAACGGCGTCGAGCTGTATCGGGACCGGCCCGAGAACCAGTGGCCTCGCAACCCCGACGGCTCGCTGACGATGTACAACGCGCGGCTCGACTTGGAGGCCCTGTTGGCGGAGGCGGAGGGGACGCAGCCGGCTCCCGCTACGCCCCCTCCGGCAGAACCGGACCTCGCCTGACTAAGAGGAGACCGCGGCGACCTCTCCGCTCGGGGTGAGCTGCGGGACGTAGGTCCCAAACGACCAGATGTGGCCCTCGAGGTCCTTGACCCCGTACTCGCGCGAGCCGTAGGGGGTGTCGTTCGGCTCCCGGACGATCTCGGCCCCCGCGCCGCGTGCCTGCGCGCAGTGGGAGTCGGGGTCGTCCACGACCACGTAGACGGACTGGTTCACGGCGGGCAGGTCCAGCGGGCTTGTCCAGCCCATCTGCGGGTGCGACGGACCCAGCATGATGACCCCGTTGCCAAGCTTCATCTCGGCGTGGACCAGGTTGCCGTCCGGCATCCTGGCCTCCATCAGGCGCTCAAAGCCGAAGGCCGACTCCAGCCAGTCCAGCGCGGCGGCCGGGTCGCGGTACGAAAGCGCCGGGTAGACGCCGGCGGCATGGGAGTGGTGGCTCATGTCTCCTCCTCGGATTGATTCTTACGGGCGAAATCTGATCTTACGGGCGCGATCAGGTGCCGTCGTGCGGGTCCAAGATCCACAGGTCGTCCGGGAGGCGGTCCTCCAGGGACTGCACGAAGCGGCCGACCGACGCGTCGTGTCCGTCCCAGACGACCACGGCCTCGTCTGCGTTGGACGCCAGCCACGCGTCCCGTCTCGCCAGCGCCGCTCCCGCCTTTTGCCTGGTCTCCGGAATCTTGGCCTGCAGGACGATGCTCCCGGAGGCGCCGTCCAATAGCCTTCGAAACGACACCTGCGAGACCGACGGCCACACGGACTCCTGCCCCGGATAGGCGACGACGGCGACGTACGGGACGCCCGAGCGCCACGCGGCCTCGGCCCCCAGTTGCTCGGCCCCCAGGCCGAGCCCGGTGAGGACCTTCAGGTCCGGGTGGACCTCCCGCTTTGCCGTCAGGATCTCCGCGAGGCGCTTCGTGATCCTGTCCGCCACGGGGTTGTCGCCGTAGCCACCGATGTCCGGGGGCCTGTGCCCGCCGACCACGACCAGACGTCCGGACGGGAGCCGGGGGTCGCGGCCCCGACCGACGGGGGCCGGGTCGTCGGCCGCCCCGAGGTCCGCCGGGAAGCCCGTGCCTTCGCGCGCGGCCTGCGTTTGGGCGGCTTCGACCGCCAGGCGATCCACGAGATCGTTGACGGGATCGCCGCCGTGGCCCTTTACCCACCGGAAGGCGATGTCCGGTTTCCGCGCAACGTACAGCTCCACCAGCGGCTCCCAAAGCTCGCGGTTGGCCACCGGTTTCTTCTGGCTGTTGCGCCACCCGTTTGCGAGCCACGACTTCCACCAGCCGTCCCGGAAGCAGTGGACGACGTAGGTCGAGTCGCTGACGACGTCCAGGGGCCCGTCCAGCGACCGGGCCGCCTCCAGCACCGCCGTGATCTCCATGCGCTGGTTTGTGGATTGCCGCTCGAAGCCGCTCTGGAAGCGGCCTCCGGGGACGGCCCAGGCCCAGCCCCCGGGGCCGGGGTTGCCCACGCAGGCCCCATCGGTGTAGACGGTGGTCGTCGAGCCGGGTATGGGCGTGGACCCGCCGTCCCCCGCTCTTTGGCGCCCGTCTTCTGCCATGGCCTGCTCCCTTGGTCGCCGCGTCGAGGTGTCATCGTCGCAGAGCCGGGGGGCCGCGATCGGGCCCCTCTGTCACTCAGACATGCGATCGGACGCGCACCACGGCGTCCGCGACTAGCACCGCGCGGGCACCTAGTGTTGTGGCAGTTCTGAGGGGTGTCGCAGAAGCCGTGGGGCGGCTCCCAGGACGATGACGCGCGTGACCGGACCCGGTAGCTCGAGGTTGCCTGCGCGATCGCGCGCGACCGCGTGCACCGAGTAGCCTCCAGGTCTGCCGGGCAGATTGGACCTCCAGGAACAGTTCTGGCGGCCTTCATCCAGACAGGAGATCTCGACGGCGCCGGTAAAGGGCTGGCCGCCCGGCGTGTCCGGGTGGAAGGTGACGCTGACGTCAGCGATCCCGGACAGGGCGTCGCTCGCTGTCCCTTGAACGGCATCGGACGCGACGCTTCCCGCGTTGATCAGGACCGAGTCGCGTGACGTGAGGAAACCGGAGGCAGGCCGTCCTCCATCCACGGTCCAGGTGTGGAGCGCGGGTGACGGGTCGACGTTGCCTCCCTTGTCCCGCGCGCGGACCTCGAACGTATAGGTGCCTTCTTGCAGCCCGCTGATCGCCACCGGGCTGGAGCACGCGGAGAAGGGGGCCGAGCCGAATCGGCACTGGTAAGAGAACATCGCACCCGAGCTGAGGTCGTCAGCTCCGGCGAACGCGAACGACGCGCTCGCACTGGAGGTGTACCGGCCGGGAGAGGACACGAAGGAAGTGTCCGGAGCGACGTCGTCCTCGGTGAACTTGTCGATGTTGTCCCTGCGCCCGACGTATACGTGCTGGTTTGTGGGATCTACCGCGACACCGGTGGGGTCAAAGCCGAGCGATAGGGATTGGACGGCCGTCATGGTGGCCGTGTCGATCACCGACAGACTGCCGCTGCCGCGGTGCAGAACGTAGGCTCGGTGCGTCTCGGGCTGTATCACGAGCGATGCGGGTCCCCTTTGCACCTGGATCGTCGCACGGGGCGCCAAGGTGGCGGCGTCCAGCGCGTGCACGCTGTCGGCTTGCCAGTCGGACACGAACAGCCCGTCGGAGACGGGGTCGTATCCGAGGCCGGTGGGCGAATAGCCCAGGGATATCGAGCGGATCACTTGGTTTGCACCGTTCACGACGGTGAGACCGCCGGACCTAGCGACATAGACCACGTTGCGGGATTCATCGACAGCGACCTCGTACGGCGTGCCGCCCACGCCTACAGTGCCGACCGTGGACAGCGTCCCGGTGTCCACGACGCCGATGGCCGCGCTGCCATACATCGTCACGTACAGCCGCTGCGTCCGTGGGTTGAGGGCCAGATTGTGGGGTGCCGAGCCGACTGGGATCGTTGCGAGGGTCGCGAAGGTCGTCGAACTGATGACCGAGACGCTGTCGCCGTAGTAGTTGGCCACGTAGATGCGGGCGGAGGCCGGGTCATGGAG
This region of Actinomycetota bacterium genomic DNA includes:
- a CDS encoding VOC family protein, whose protein sequence is MSHHSHAAGVYPALSYRDPAAALDWLESAFGFERLMEARMPDGNLVHAEMKLGNGVIMLGPSHPQMGWTSPLDLPAVNQSVYVVVDDPDSHCAQARGAGAEIVREPNDTPYGSREYGVKDLEGHIWSFGTYVPQLTPSGEVAAVSS
- a CDS encoding ribonuclease H, encoding MAEDGRQRAGDGGSTPIPGSTTTVYTDGACVGNPGPGGWAWAVPGGRFQSGFERQSTNQRMEITAVLEAARSLDGPLDVVSDSTYVVHCFRDGWWKSWLANGWRNSQKKPVANRELWEPLVELYVARKPDIAFRWVKGHGGDPVNDLVDRLAVEAAQTQAAREGTGFPADLGAADDPAPVGRGRDPRLPSGRLVVVGGHRPPDIGGYGDNPVADRITKRLAEILTAKREVHPDLKVLTGLGLGAEQLGAEAAWRSGVPYVAVVAYPGQESVWPSVSQVSFRRLLDGASGSIVLQAKIPETRQKAGAALARRDAWLASNADEAVVVWDGHDASVGRFVQSLEDRLPDDLWILDPHDGT
- a CDS encoding YncE family protein, translated to MLVVALVASMAVVGPRAEAGAARLATFPVADLEGWGVAVDSAANRLYVSHTPTSRLLVLDPSTGATINSLPVGRLPHDVLHDPASARIYVANYYGDSVSVISSTTFATLATIPVGSAPHNLALNPRTQRLYVTMYGSAAIGVVDTGTLSTVGTVGVGGTPYEVAVDESRNVVYVARSGGLTVVNGANQVIRSISLGYSPTGLGYDPVSDGLFVSDWQADSVHALDAATLAPRATIQVQRGPASLVIQPETHRAYVLHRGSGSLSVIDTATMTAVQSLSLGFDPTGVAVDPTNQHVYVGRRDNIDKFTEDDVAPDTSFVSSPGRYTSSASASFAFAGADDLSSGAMFSYQCRFGSAPFSACSSPVAISGLQEGTYTFEVRARDKGGNVDPSPALHTWTVDGGRPASGFLTSRDSVLINAGSVASDAVQGTASDALSGIADVSVTFHPDTPGGQPFTGAVEISCLDEGRQNCSWRSNLPGRPGGYSVHAVARDRAGNLELPGPVTRVIVLGAAPRLLRHPSELPQH